In a genomic window of Mucilaginibacter sp. KACC 22063:
- a CDS encoding SusC/RagA family TonB-linked outer membrane protein, giving the protein MYKNYKLLLAVFLAFIFVQSVSAQTLKISGVVTAKSDGLPLPGVSVAIKGTTNGVQTTVDGKFTLSVKKSDVLRFTYIGYTAKEVVVTGAETNLQVVLEEAPNSLNEVVVTALNISKDKKSLGYAVQGLKSKDITEAKETNFVNALAGKIAGVQVTGSQGDMGSSRIVIRGETSIAGNNQPLFVVDGVIVDNSQFQGTNGSRDFPNAISDLNPEDIESVSVLKGPNAAALYGYRAAAGVILIKTKTGKGTNGLGITLNSNTSFSSLKVLPDFQNEYGQGSNGKFSYVDGKGGGVNDGVDESWGPPLDGRLIPQFYSNGQAVPFVAHPDNVKDYFRTGVTTTNGAALSGSGDKFDYRLSYNNLHQTGVVPNTSLGRNSFMLNSSFKLTPKLTVTTIANYIKDDADNLPGAYGKRATSTMLQFIWFGRQVDVNRLKNYRDANGNTFNWNNSYYSNPYFIAYENTVGQYKDRIIGSVELNYKIADGLSANFRTGTDFYNDKRKIKVAYGTNGTPFGSYEEDVYRVNETNTEGRLQYTKKLNQDFSIDLLGGGNIGTILNEENDQIAPKLAVAGLYTLSNSRDPLVSSNYYGKLKTYSAFGSAQLGFRNYAFLNVTGRNDWSSTLPEENLSYFYPSVNGSLVLSEALDIKSDVLSFLKLRGGWSKVGKATTPYQLINTYNFTAPFGGNPQQSSASIDLNSSLKPETTTSGEAGFEAGFLRDRVHLDVSVYNTNSINQILSVDVSPSTGYSQKLINGGKINNKGVEVQLGITPVKSKSFTWDVTTNFSSNKSRVVSLDPEGRLQSYVLGTNRTVQVLAAVGQPYGTLFGTAYQRNANGDIIVAANGTPVVNPTKQYLGKYTPKWMGSINNSFNYKGVYLSFLIDARIGGSIYSNTNRTGTYTGVLASTLPGRGTANGGLSYYYPGNNASAGAVQVATGGAAPNGETVYTDGMIFKGVKANGTPNNTIIPAQSYYKGYTNVDEAFVYDASYVKLREVKLGYSLPTKWIKGAGLQAATISVVARNLWIIHKNVPNIDPEVAFNTGNGQGLEDLTLPTVRNIGFNVNLRF; this is encoded by the coding sequence ATGTATAAAAATTACAAGCTATTATTAGCCGTATTTCTGGCATTTATCTTTGTGCAAAGCGTGTCCGCGCAGACACTTAAAATCAGCGGTGTGGTAACCGCCAAATCAGACGGACTGCCTTTACCCGGCGTAAGTGTTGCCATTAAAGGGACAACCAATGGCGTACAAACTACTGTCGACGGTAAGTTTACCCTTAGCGTAAAAAAGAGCGACGTGCTCCGCTTTACCTATATCGGTTACACCGCAAAAGAGGTAGTGGTAACCGGTGCCGAAACTAATCTCCAGGTGGTTTTGGAAGAAGCGCCAAACTCGTTGAACGAAGTGGTTGTAACTGCATTGAATATTTCTAAAGATAAAAAATCTTTAGGATATGCAGTACAGGGCTTAAAATCTAAAGATATTACCGAGGCTAAAGAAACCAACTTTGTTAACGCACTTGCCGGTAAAATAGCAGGTGTACAGGTTACCGGCAGCCAGGGCGATATGGGATCTTCCCGGATTGTGATCCGTGGCGAAACTTCTATAGCTGGTAACAACCAGCCTTTATTTGTGGTTGACGGTGTTATTGTAGATAACTCGCAGTTCCAAGGCACTAATGGCTCGCGCGATTTTCCAAATGCGATCTCAGATCTTAACCCCGAAGATATAGAATCTGTAAGCGTACTTAAAGGCCCCAACGCAGCAGCTTTGTACGGTTACCGTGCCGCAGCAGGAGTAATATTAATTAAAACCAAAACAGGTAAAGGTACCAACGGCTTAGGGATAACCCTTAACTCAAATACCAGTTTTTCGAGTCTGAAAGTATTACCTGATTTTCAAAACGAATATGGCCAGGGTTCAAATGGCAAGTTCAGTTATGTAGATGGTAAAGGCGGCGGTGTTAATGATGGCGTTGATGAAAGCTGGGGCCCGCCTTTGGATGGCCGTTTAATCCCGCAGTTTTATTCCAATGGCCAGGCTGTGCCTTTTGTTGCCCATCCGGATAATGTTAAAGACTATTTCAGAACAGGTGTTACCACTACCAACGGCGCTGCCTTGTCAGGCTCGGGTGATAAGTTTGATTATCGCTTATCATACAATAACCTGCACCAAACAGGGGTAGTGCCTAATACATCGCTTGGGCGTAACTCGTTTATGCTGAACAGCAGCTTTAAGCTCACTCCCAAACTAACGGTAACTACCATCGCCAATTATATAAAAGATGATGCCGATAACTTGCCCGGTGCTTACGGTAAACGCGCAACCAGTACCATGCTGCAATTCATCTGGTTTGGCAGGCAGGTTGATGTTAACCGTTTAAAGAACTACCGTGACGCAAATGGTAATACCTTTAACTGGAACAATAGCTACTACTCTAACCCATACTTCATAGCTTATGAAAATACGGTTGGCCAGTACAAAGACCGTATCATTGGAAGCGTTGAGCTGAATTACAAAATAGCGGACGGCTTATCGGCAAACTTCCGTACCGGTACAGACTTTTACAACGATAAACGTAAGATTAAAGTAGCTTATGGTACAAACGGTACGCCTTTCGGTTCTTATGAGGAGGACGTTTACCGGGTTAACGAAACCAATACCGAGGGCCGTTTGCAGTACACTAAAAAGTTAAACCAGGATTTCTCTATTGATCTGTTAGGTGGTGGTAATATCGGCACCATATTAAACGAGGAGAACGACCAGATTGCACCGAAGCTTGCCGTGGCAGGTTTGTACACGCTAAGCAATTCGCGCGATCCGTTGGTTTCTTCAAACTACTATGGTAAGCTGAAAACGTACAGTGCATTTGGTTCTGCACAGCTTGGTTTCAGAAATTATGCGTTTTTAAACGTTACCGGGCGTAACGACTGGTCGTCTACTTTACCCGAAGAAAACTTGTCGTATTTCTATCCGTCAGTTAACGGAAGCTTAGTGCTTTCTGAAGCTTTAGATATTAAAAGCGATGTGTTAAGCTTTTTGAAACTACGTGGTGGTTGGTCTAAAGTAGGTAAAGCAACTACGCCCTACCAGCTGATAAATACCTACAACTTCACTGCTCCGTTTGGTGGAAACCCGCAGCAAAGTTCGGCAAGTATAGATCTTAACTCAAGCCTTAAACCAGAAACTACCACATCAGGTGAGGCCGGTTTCGAGGCTGGTTTCCTGAGAGACCGCGTTCACTTAGACGTTAGCGTTTATAACACCAACAGTATTAACCAGATTTTAAGTGTGGATGTTAGCCCCTCAACAGGTTACAGCCAAAAGCTGATTAACGGTGGTAAAATCAATAACAAAGGGGTAGAGGTACAGTTAGGTATTACTCCGGTAAAATCAAAAAGCTTTACCTGGGATGTAACTACTAACTTCTCATCAAATAAAAGCAGGGTTGTTTCTCTTGATCCCGAAGGCAGGTTGCAGAGTTATGTACTTGGTACCAATAGAACCGTGCAGGTATTGGCGGCAGTTGGCCAACCTTATGGCACATTGTTCGGAACGGCCTACCAGCGCAATGCCAACGGCGATATTATTGTTGCTGCCAATGGTACCCCTGTTGTTAATCCAACTAAACAATACCTGGGTAAGTATACGCCAAAATGGATGGGTAGTATCAATAACAGCTTTAACTATAAAGGCGTGTACCTGAGCTTCCTGATCGATGCACGTATCGGTGGTTCCATTTATTCAAATACTAACCGTACAGGTACTTACACGGGTGTATTAGCATCAACATTGCCGGGACGTGGTACTGCAAATGGTGGCTTAAGTTATTACTATCCGGGTAACAATGCTTCGGCTGGAGCGGTACAGGTTGCCACCGGCGGCGCTGCCCCTAATGGCGAAACTGTGTATACCGATGGTATGATATTCAAAGGGGTTAAAGCCAATGGTACGCCTAATAATACTATTATACCTGCACAATCTTACTACAAAGGCTATACTAACGTAGATGAGGCTTTTGTGTACGATGCCTCTTATGTCAAACTGCGCGAGGTAAAGTTAGGTTACAGCCTGCCAACAAAATGGATCAAAGGTGCAGGGTTGCAAGCGGCGACTATATCAGTTGTGGCACGTAACCTTTGGATCATCCATAAAAACGTTCCAAATATTGACCCAGAGGTCGCCTTTAATACCGGCAACGGCCAGGGATTGGAAGACCTGACACTACCTACCGTACGCAACATTGGTTTTAACGTTAACCTTAGATTTTAA
- a CDS encoding SusD/RagB family nutrient-binding outer membrane lipoprotein, giving the protein MKKKLIYILPVLAALTVTSCKKSFEDLTVNTNKPSSVPASLLFNGVANSMAELPDGSKEIYDQYYLYNYDYYGNNRFDLGSGDNYYTTLKNVVAMEQQAIKSGSPAVNPYSALGKFFRAYFFSKMTMEMGDIPMSQALQGIENLTPVYDSQKSVMQQCLSWLESANTDLASLIAKGDNSLGGDIYFNNSLAQWQKAVNAMHIRLLLQLSKKTSDTDLNVISQFNTIVSNPGKYPLMSSSADNLQYVFVAPNNYYPMNPNNFGQSGSRKNMSSTYVGLLTQLQDPRVFVVAEPARYLVDNQKQSPTDFSSFVGADPGLDLGIMYNNAGQQKYSFINRKHFYSTYTGEPSIQIGYSELMFNIAEGINRGWSNGNAEQYYMNGIKASMASYGIPETGSFTAYFYRPGSTDVTAASNYDSYTINNNFTNYYAQTAVKYAGGTTGLTQILQQKYLALFRHSGLESYYTYRRTGAPTFTTGPGTGNGGRIALRFQYPGSEKTSNTTNYQKALASQFGGNDDINGKMWLLQ; this is encoded by the coding sequence ATGAAAAAGAAATTGATATACATACTGCCGGTGCTTGCTGCACTGACGGTTACCAGCTGTAAGAAAAGCTTTGAAGATCTTACAGTAAATACAAACAAGCCAAGCAGTGTACCGGCATCGCTGCTGTTTAATGGCGTTGCCAATTCAATGGCCGAGCTGCCTGACGGGTCTAAGGAAATTTACGATCAGTATTATTTGTACAATTATGATTATTACGGCAACAACCGTTTTGACCTGGGTAGTGGCGATAATTATTATACAACGTTAAAAAACGTTGTAGCTATGGAGCAACAGGCTATCAAATCAGGCTCACCCGCAGTAAATCCGTATAGCGCTTTAGGTAAATTCTTCAGGGCTTATTTCTTCAGTAAAATGACGATGGAAATGGGCGATATACCCATGTCGCAGGCTTTGCAGGGTATCGAAAACTTAACGCCGGTTTATGATAGCCAAAAATCAGTTATGCAACAATGCTTAAGCTGGTTGGAAAGCGCTAACACCGACCTTGCTTCTTTAATTGCGAAAGGTGACAATTCACTGGGCGGCGATATTTACTTTAATAACAGTCTTGCCCAATGGCAAAAAGCGGTTAATGCGATGCATATACGTCTGTTGCTTCAGTTAAGCAAAAAAACTTCGGACACAGATTTAAATGTGATCAGCCAGTTTAATACTATTGTGAGCAACCCTGGCAAATATCCTTTAATGAGCAGTTCTGCCGATAACCTGCAGTATGTGTTTGTTGCGCCTAACAATTACTACCCGATGAACCCGAACAACTTCGGTCAAAGCGGATCACGTAAAAATATGTCATCAACCTACGTAGGCTTATTAACACAGTTGCAAGATCCGCGTGTGTTTGTTGTTGCAGAACCAGCACGATACCTGGTGGATAATCAGAAACAAAGCCCGACAGATTTTTCATCATTTGTTGGCGCCGATCCTGGTCTTGATCTTGGTATAATGTACAATAATGCAGGTCAGCAGAAATACTCTTTCATTAACCGTAAGCATTTTTACTCTACTTATACCGGTGAGCCAAGTATCCAGATTGGTTATTCTGAACTGATGTTCAACATTGCAGAAGGTATCAACCGTGGCTGGTCAAACGGTAATGCCGAGCAGTATTACATGAATGGTATTAAAGCATCAATGGCATCATACGGTATCCCTGAAACCGGTAGCTTTACAGCATATTTTTACCGTCCGGGATCAACAGATGTAACTGCTGCATCAAACTACGACAGTTATACTATTAATAATAATTTTACTAATTATTATGCGCAAACAGCGGTTAAGTATGCAGGCGGTACAACTGGTTTAACCCAGATCTTACAGCAAAAATACCTTGCCCTGTTCCGTCACTCGGGCCTTGAGTCTTACTATACCTACCGCCGTACAGGTGCGCCGACTTTTACAACCGGTCCGGGTACAGGTAACGGTGGCCGTATTGCGCTAAGGTTTCAATACCCAGGTTCAGAGAAAACATCAAACACCACCAATTACCAAAAAGCACTGGCAAGCCAGTTTGGTGGCAATGATGACATCAATGGTAAAATGTGGCTTCTTCAGTAG
- a CDS encoding SusD/RagB family nutrient-binding outer membrane lipoprotein, protein MKLKQIYTLFAGSLLLTATACKKDLVEINQNPNASQNASPDYLLTAATKNTADTYWGTANNMDASLLFVQHWAKIQYTDPDRYIYANTAFQELWTTAYSKSIVNLNQIIKLGDAQGNTNYKGVALVLRSWVFTLLTDNYGDVPYKQAANIDQYLTPAYDAQKDVYYALLDDLKAAQSALNTSGKGISGDVIYSNNISLWKKFANSLRLRIALRIADRDPDKAKQVLADIQAEGSGYISSNSEIAQFVYLDSPNQNPISNLFDTRDDYRISKTIVDKLFALNDPRLPIYAAKTQDATAQTYVGIPNGLLVGDASNLGFTKTSKPGTYFTAPHAPAVIMSYAEVLFDRAEAAARGFTNESAADLYTQAVQASLKQYGIADAAVVTYLASAGVKYDQTNYKKSIGEQKWIALFGQGLEAFAEWRRLDYPQLQPAVAGTLNGKIPVRFIYPGTEQSLNGANYNAAVSRQGPDLLTTKLWFDAN, encoded by the coding sequence ATGAAACTTAAACAGATATATACTTTATTTGCCGGCTCTTTATTACTTACGGCTACTGCCTGCAAAAAAGATTTGGTCGAGATCAATCAAAACCCAAATGCATCTCAAAATGCATCGCCTGATTACCTGTTGACTGCTGCAACTAAAAATACGGCAGATACTTACTGGGGGACAGCAAACAATATGGATGCGTCCTTACTCTTTGTGCAGCACTGGGCTAAAATACAATATACCGATCCCGACCGATACATTTATGCAAATACGGCATTTCAGGAACTGTGGACAACAGCTTATTCTAAAAGTATTGTCAATCTTAACCAGATCATTAAACTGGGCGATGCACAGGGAAACACTAACTATAAAGGTGTAGCGTTGGTGCTACGGTCATGGGTGTTTACGCTGCTAACCGATAATTATGGTGATGTGCCTTACAAACAGGCTGCAAACATAGATCAATACCTTACCCCGGCTTATGATGCACAAAAGGATGTTTATTATGCACTGCTTGATGACCTTAAAGCCGCACAGTCTGCACTTAATACTTCGGGCAAAGGTATTAGTGGCGATGTGATCTATAGCAACAATATTTCCTTGTGGAAGAAATTTGCCAACTCGTTACGTTTACGCATAGCGCTGCGCATTGCCGACCGCGACCCTGATAAGGCCAAACAAGTATTGGCAGATATTCAGGCTGAGGGCAGCGGGTACATCAGCTCGAATAGTGAAATTGCACAGTTTGTATACTTAGATTCGCCAAATCAGAACCCGATTAGCAACCTGTTTGATACCCGCGATGATTACCGCATCAGTAAAACTATTGTGGACAAGCTATTTGCTTTGAATGATCCGCGTTTGCCTATTTATGCGGCTAAAACGCAGGATGCAACGGCGCAAACTTATGTAGGTATACCAAATGGTTTGCTGGTAGGCGATGCCAGTAACCTGGGTTTTACCAAAACATCAAAGCCGGGTACCTACTTTACCGCACCACATGCCCCGGCTGTAATTATGAGTTATGCCGAGGTGTTATTTGACCGCGCGGAAGCAGCTGCCAGAGGTTTTACTAACGAAAGTGCTGCTGATTTATATACACAGGCAGTGCAGGCATCTCTAAAACAATATGGCATTGCAGATGCGGCTGTAGTAACATACCTGGCTTCGGCAGGAGTAAAGTATGATCAAACTAACTATAAAAAGTCTATTGGCGAACAGAAATGGATTGCCTTGTTTGGGCAAGGCTTAGAAGCTTTTGCCGAATGGCGCAGGCTTGATTACCCGCAATTGCAGCCAGCTGTTGCCGGTACCCTGAACGGAAAAATACCTGTCAGGTTTATTTATCCCGGTACAGAACAATCGCTTAATGGTGCAAACTATAACGCCGCTGTAAGCAGGCAAGGGCCAGATCTTTTAACTACAAAGTTGTGGTTTGATGCAAACTAA
- a CDS encoding hybrid sensor histidine kinase/response regulator transcription factor translates to MLKKLRIASVLLFVVLIAQICFGQPYYFKHYTTENGLSHNTVLSVLQDKKGFIWMGTKTGLNRFDGFSFKSFKNKNEEFGTIGDDQIHSMCQDSAGNLWLGTGRGIYKFDPQKETFEELVIRPHKDVHSIITDGGHTIWFISAANIWSYNLISKKLQELPLKASCLAIDNHAKLWIGTDEGTIEQFDPVTNHIIQYQAINKQLPLHKRNIYKILPLNNNQILIGTVNQGLIKLDISSHTTTALLNNKGKTEIYVRDILVDNDNNYWVATESGVYIYDPKTNQAVNLRKTGSDPYAINDNAIYALCKDKNGGIWIGSYFGGVNYYAVQNSRFRKYYRNNAAAPLAGNAVSSIVEGKDHHIWIGTEDAGVSKLNTQTEKITNFLPDGKPASLGHSNVHSLLAAGNKLYVGFFDHGLEVLDLKSEKVTEKYDELGERSGIRSNFVLCLLQSRDKKIFVGTITAGAGLFIFDENHKKFKVPAGLDYNDGVFALTEDHSGKIWIGSANKGAFCFDRTTHSFLNYKFENVSESKETLNQHTVHHIFEDSQQNLWFGTEGAGVVKLSKDRKHQFRYNTNNGLSSNYVYRVMEDNQHNIWMSSVNGLMKLNPQTGKIVPYGKDDGLLTDQFNYSASYKANDGTMYFGSVKGLISFKPEDFNKSKPAPPVYITGFEINNKAVAPYDKGSPLIRSVVYLDSLTLDHDQNNINFEFAALDYASPNATKYKYRMHGLNTNWTYLNTNRKVYFTGLAPGKYVFEIGAQSSTGEWNSVGKTIFIEILPPFYSTGWAKFIYALITFAAIYYLVTAYKSNLNRKHQRKLELFEHEKTQEIYEAKINFFTNVAHELRTPLTLIKLPLDQILALSGLNEKLKDNLNMIKKNTNRLIELTNQLLDFRKSDRENQNLLFVKSNVNALLQDIFDDFQIAANQKGLLYKLELPRHITLHAYLDAEAFKKILINLLSNAVKYAESTVLVKILPINSEDDFFKIEIKNDGNLIPEKYHQKIFEPFFRVNEKDNQSGSGIGLPLALSLTLMHKGSLTLATADQFNIFTLSLPLYQETAVDFTNDKVDDSAPVAHDTEIETHHKEFAILIVEDNDDIVKYIGQELKNEYQILRAGNGIEALEILAEHPVQLIVSDIMMPIMDGIELCRRIKSDLAYSHIPIILLTAKTSVEAKIEGLGIGADAYIEKPFSMPHLYAQIRSLLKNRKLVKEHFARSPLSQIKGIAYSKADLTFLETLSSAINNRLTDMTLSVETLSEILNMSRPTLYRKIKALTDMTPSELISLYRLKRSAELLSEGDYKINQVAFMIGYTSPANFTRDFQKQFGVTPSTYLKDLQK, encoded by the coding sequence ATGCTTAAAAAGCTCAGGATAGCTTCAGTACTTTTATTTGTTGTTTTAATAGCACAGATATGTTTTGGGCAACCTTACTATTTTAAGCATTACACCACCGAGAATGGCCTTTCGCACAATACTGTGCTCAGTGTTTTGCAAGACAAAAAAGGGTTTATATGGATGGGTACCAAAACGGGACTAAACCGTTTCGACGGCTTTTCATTTAAGTCTTTTAAAAATAAGAATGAGGAATTTGGCACAATCGGCGATGACCAGATCCATTCCATGTGTCAGGACTCGGCCGGGAACCTTTGGCTGGGAACAGGCCGCGGCATTTATAAATTTGATCCGCAGAAGGAGACTTTCGAGGAGCTGGTGATCCGCCCGCATAAGGATGTACACTCCATTATTACAGATGGCGGGCATACCATATGGTTTATATCTGCAGCAAATATCTGGTCGTACAATCTTATCAGTAAAAAGCTTCAGGAGCTTCCTTTAAAAGCATCTTGCCTTGCAATAGATAACCATGCAAAGCTTTGGATTGGCACCGACGAAGGCACTATAGAACAATTTGACCCTGTTACCAATCATATCATCCAGTACCAGGCAATCAACAAACAGTTACCTCTTCATAAAAGAAACATCTACAAAATACTACCCTTAAATAACAACCAAATATTAATAGGTACTGTAAACCAGGGGCTTATTAAGCTTGACATCTCATCGCATACTACAACTGCCTTATTAAACAATAAGGGAAAAACAGAAATTTATGTAAGGGATATCCTGGTTGATAACGATAACAATTACTGGGTCGCAACAGAATCAGGCGTATATATTTATGATCCTAAAACCAATCAGGCGGTCAACTTGAGAAAAACCGGTAGTGATCCCTATGCCATCAACGACAATGCGATATATGCTTTATGCAAAGACAAGAATGGCGGCATTTGGATAGGTAGCTACTTTGGGGGTGTCAATTATTACGCCGTTCAAAACTCCAGGTTCAGGAAGTATTATCGTAATAATGCAGCTGCCCCGCTTGCGGGTAATGCGGTTAGTTCTATTGTTGAGGGTAAGGATCATCATATCTGGATAGGTACAGAAGATGCAGGTGTAAGCAAGCTGAACACGCAAACAGAGAAGATCACCAACTTTTTGCCCGACGGAAAGCCTGCAAGCTTGGGCCATTCGAATGTGCACAGCTTACTTGCAGCAGGTAACAAATTGTACGTCGGGTTTTTTGATCATGGGCTGGAAGTGTTAGACCTGAAAAGCGAAAAGGTAACCGAAAAGTATGATGAGCTTGGCGAACGCTCGGGCATCAGGAGTAATTTTGTGCTTTGCCTGCTGCAAAGCCGCGATAAAAAGATTTTTGTTGGGACAATAACTGCCGGTGCGGGGCTTTTTATTTTTGATGAAAATCATAAAAAGTTTAAGGTACCAGCCGGATTGGATTATAACGATGGCGTATTTGCGCTAACAGAAGACCATAGCGGCAAAATTTGGATAGGGAGTGCAAATAAAGGCGCATTCTGTTTTGACAGGACAACCCACAGCTTTTTAAATTACAAATTTGAAAACGTTAGCGAGTCGAAAGAAACTTTAAACCAACATACCGTACATCATATTTTTGAAGACAGCCAGCAAAATCTTTGGTTTGGTACTGAGGGAGCAGGCGTGGTAAAATTGAGTAAGGACCGCAAGCATCAATTCAGATATAATACCAATAATGGCTTATCAAGCAATTATGTGTACCGGGTGATGGAGGACAATCAGCACAACATCTGGATGAGTTCGGTAAACGGATTGATGAAGCTAAATCCGCAAACGGGCAAAATTGTACCTTATGGTAAGGATGACGGTTTACTTACTGATCAGTTTAACTACAGCGCATCATACAAAGCCAATGATGGTACCATGTATTTCGGATCGGTTAAAGGTTTGATTAGCTTTAAACCCGAAGACTTTAATAAAAGCAAGCCTGCACCACCTGTATACATCACAGGTTTTGAGATAAATAACAAGGCTGTAGCACCGTATGATAAGGGTTCGCCGTTGATACGTTCGGTTGTTTACCTTGATTCGCTTACGCTGGATCACGATCAGAACAACATTAACTTTGAATTTGCGGCCTTAGATTATGCATCGCCAAATGCTACTAAGTATAAATACAGGATGCATGGCCTCAATACAAACTGGACCTATCTTAACACTAACAGGAAAGTTTATTTTACAGGTTTAGCCCCTGGGAAATATGTATTTGAGATTGGCGCACAAAGTAGTACCGGTGAATGGAACAGTGTTGGTAAAACGATTTTTATTGAGATATTGCCACCTTTTTACAGTACAGGCTGGGCAAAGTTTATTTATGCATTGATTACGTTTGCTGCCATTTACTATTTGGTAACGGCTTACAAAAGCAATCTTAACCGTAAGCATCAAAGAAAACTGGAACTGTTTGAGCATGAAAAAACACAGGAGATCTATGAGGCAAAGATCAATTTCTTCACCAACGTTGCGCATGAGCTGCGTACGCCGTTAACATTAATAAAATTACCACTCGATCAGATATTAGCATTATCAGGTTTAAATGAAAAGCTGAAGGACAATCTTAACATGATTAAAAAGAATACTAACCGCCTGATTGAACTTACCAATCAGTTACTGGATTTCCGTAAGTCGGACCGTGAAAATCAAAACCTGCTTTTTGTAAAAAGTAATGTAAACGCATTACTACAGGATATTTTCGACGACTTTCAGATAGCGGCTAATCAGAAAGGTTTATTATACAAATTAGAACTGCCACGCCACATCACTCTGCATGCCTATCTTGATGCAGAAGCTTTCAAAAAAATATTGATCAACCTGTTATCAAACGCTGTGAAATATGCTGAAAGCACTGTATTGGTTAAAATATTGCCCATTAATAGCGAAGATGATTTCTTTAAGATTGAAATAAAGAACGATGGTAACCTCATCCCGGAAAAATATCATCAAAAAATCTTCGAACCATTTTTCAGGGTGAATGAAAAAGATAATCAATCGGGCAGCGGCATCGGCCTTCCGCTTGCCCTGTCGCTTACTTTAATGCACAAGGGATCACTGACTTTAGCAACTGCCGATCAGTTTAACATATTTACGCTAAGCCTCCCATTGTACCAGGAAACTGCTGTTGACTTCACCAATGATAAGGTAGATGATTCAGCTCCTGTCGCTCATGATACAGAGATTGAAACACACCATAAAGAGTTTGCTATTTTAATAGTTGAGGACAATGATGACATTGTAAAATACATTGGCCAGGAACTTAAAAACGAATACCAGATATTAAGAGCAGGCAATGGCATCGAAGCGCTGGAGATACTTGCCGAACACCCGGTACAACTAATTGTAAGCGATATCATGATGCCCATAATGGATGGCATTGAATTGTGCAGGCGTATTAAATCTGACCTTGCTTACAGCCATATCCCTATTATTTTATTAACGGCAAAAACATCTGTCGAGGCAAAAATTGAAGGCTTAGGCATAGGTGCTGATGCTTACATTGAAAAGCCTTTCTCCATGCCGCATTTATATGCGCAGATCAGGAGCTTACTTAAAAACAGGAAACTGGTGAAAGAACATTTTGCCCGTTCGCCCTTAAGCCAGATAAAAGGGATCGCTTACTCAAAAGCCGACCTAACCTTTTTAGAGACACTTTCATCGGCGATCAATAACCGCTTAACGGATATGACCTTGAGTGTTGAAACGCTTTCGGAGATACTGAATATGAGCAGGCCTACCTTATACCGTAAAATAAAGGCCTTAACGGATATGACACCAAGCGAGCTGATCAGCCTGTACAGGTTAAAACGTTCAGCAGAATTGCTTTCTGAAGGCGACTATAAAATAAACCAGGTAGCATTTATGATCGGCTATACTTCGCCAGCCAACTTTACACGCGATTTTCAAAAGCAATTTGGGGTAACCCCTTCAACTTATTTAAAAGACTTACAGAAATAA